GGGCGCCCGTGGAAATGATGACGCTGTCGGCGGTGTAGATCTCGCCATCATGGCCGGTCAGCACGAAGGGGCGGCGGTCAAAATCGACATGGGTGATGATGTCGCTGACAAAGCGCGTGCCGACATGCTCGGCCTGCGCCTTCATCTGGTCCATCAGCCAGGGGCCCTGCACCACATCGGCGAAGCCGGGATAGTTTTCCACATCGGTGGTGATGGTCAGCTGGCCGCCGGGCTGCAGGCCCTGGATCATGATGGGTTCAAGCATGGCGCGCGCGGCATAGATGGCGGCCGTGTAACCGGCAGGGCCGGACCCGATGATGACGACTTTGGCGTGCATCGCAACGCTCTCCGACTAATGGGAGTACTCCCGCGACCCTAGTTAAGGGCCGAAGGCGTTCTCTTTCAAGGCAAACTGTCCAGCCGCCAGGCACGGGCCTGTGGGAACGTACGAAAATGTCACACTTATGGTGAGCAAATGCCCAATTCCAGGGCGTCAGGCATAGACGATTTTGATGATTTCGAAGCTGCGGGCCCCGCCGGGAGCCGCCACCTCGAACGAATCGCCCTCTGACTTGCCAATCATGGCGCGCGCAATCGGCGAGGAAATCGAGATGCGACCGGCCGAGGCATCCGCCTCCGGATCGCCGACGACCTGGTAGGTCTTTTCTTCCTCGGTGTTCTCATCGATATAGGTCACGGTGGCGCCGAACTTGACGGTGCTGCCGCTGACCTTGGACACATCAATGACGTCGGCGAGCGCAAGAATGGTCTCGAGCTCCTTGATGCGACCCTCATTGAGGCTCTGCTGTTCCTTGGCGGCATGATATTCGGCGTTTTCGGACAGATCGCCGTGAGCGCGCGCTTCCGAGATCGCCTCGACAATGCGGCGGCGCTCGGTGGCAGTGCGAAGCTCGTATTCGGCAGCCAGGGCCTTCTGGCCGCCCACTGTCATCGGGATCTTTTCCATTTTCGTCGCCTCCAATCGGCACGTCAGACAATAGCTTTCACCCCAGCCAAAATCCGTTCGGCTTATGCTTCACGATAAGTTTTAGGGGAGAGCGGGCTCAAATTGCCCGGCTGCCGCGTTGCGGTCAAGCCGGTGTGGTCAGGAAGATGGTCATGTCCACACGCGC
This sequence is a window from Devosia beringensis. Protein-coding genes within it:
- the greA gene encoding transcription elongation factor GreA; amino-acid sequence: MEKIPMTVGGQKALAAEYELRTATERRRIVEAISEARAHGDLSENAEYHAAKEQQSLNEGRIKELETILALADVIDVSKVSGSTVKFGATVTYIDENTEEEKTYQVVGDPEADASAGRISISSPIARAMIGKSEGDSFEVAAPGGARSFEIIKIVYA